The region CGTGACGAAAAGCTGGAGTATTGGGTATACGATCACCCCGAATATGAGGAGGGCGCTCGGCAGAAGCCAGATATAGGCCGTCCTGTGCTCATAGACCTCGGCAAATTGCCGTCTCACGGAACCTAACACAGATATTACCCCTTTATCGCTTAAGTCCGATTTTATCGCTTAAGTCCTACAAATTGTGACCGTTATGGCCGCGTTATGGCCGGCTGACTTGGTAGCACCGTCCCGCGCCGCCTGTCCCGGCAAGGTGCCTTTGCTTTGGTTTGATAAGGTGGCAAGGCGGGCCGGAAGTTAAGTTAGGGACCGTCCCCTCCGGCCTGCCGTAGTTTTATATGACTATTTTATTCATGGCTATTCAATCATTTAATGCTCTTATTTAATGCTCTTGATCGCCTCGTCAAGCGCAGTTTTCAGGGGCTTCTGCCCGAGGATGGCCGCCTGCGCAGCATGTATCGCCGCCATATAAGCGTTTGGCCACTGCGGGTCGATCGACGGGAAGAACCTCGCCGTCGGCAGCATGTCTATGAACTGCGCGAGCGTGGGATCCGCCTTCGAAAGCCGCGCCGCGACCTCCTTGGTGCCCGGCAACATGCCTTCGGCGTGGCAGAACTTGTAGTAGTTATCCGGCTCGTATATGAAGGTCAGGAATTTCGCCACTGCTTCAGGATGCTTCGTCTGCTTGAATGCCATTATGTAATCCGCAACGCCCAGGTTGACAGGTGGGTTGCCGGCCTTTACGGGTATCGGCGCGATGCCGTAGTTCAGGTTCGGAGCTGGTCCTTGAGGAGCGTCGGGAAGAACGAGGCCGTGATCATCATGGAAAGCCGCCCAGCTGCGAAGACCTTCTGGAGGTCATCTCTACTGGTCACCGTGGGCTCGGGGTTCGTTATCTTATACTTGCGCACGAGGTCGACCATGAACTGGAGCGCCTCGACGGCCTTGGGAC is a window of Bacillota bacterium DNA encoding:
- a CDS encoding extracellular solute-binding protein, which translates into the protein MNYGIAPIPVKAGNPPVNLGVADYIMAFKQTKHPEAVAKFLTFIYEPDNYYKFCHAEGMLPGTKEVAARLSKADPTLAQFIDMLPTARFFPSIDPQWPNAYMAAIHAAQAAILGQKPLKTALDEAIKSIK